The Huiozyma naganishii CBS 8797 chromosome 3, complete genome genome contains a region encoding:
- the TFC3 gene encoding transcription factor TFIIIC subunit TFC3 (similar to Saccharomyces cerevisiae TFC3 (YAL001C); ancestral locus Anc_4.128), protein MTSFYPDETVSKVCTQLAYSRGQLGLDELWGLLGVEPAESVRAFLLQCCVASEGIELVDPHGEIVEQTGQADGGSKFSLRLTEDMLWTVLTGYNKRESNVPNSAFELLKAVAASREKGINTMEMSEITGQDSRSITGRLKKLDALISGSTLLYKGHVVKRFVLRQFASAGVEPEGGTKYVTIKDHLGTIVQVVKNSKNGIRQTSDLKRELKFDADRRLSKAFISAVSLLAEGGYLKKIFVISPKNPEIKVRCVQYVRDYDQATASGPDNDEYSSSSDDDHAVQEDEDAYEGLDTKNATSLLRDKDLILQDTEAVEGTPRNDTMFMNRFYPAQHQVYELARRSGQDGITTIDATRYVCGKDFQRSFSKSAEYYLEPVGKQKLASSGFNLVKIYDFEGKKKFFRVFTEDNFQKFSGQQVDAEIGTLKPLTVQKNPLDKLNAQHFVHLNNSVRFGTDSAGNEVFFWNGDPIANELNFNRLKRKHPKKRAAGVEPRAASPQAKKKKSQESPSADVPTDATALQETQPVPATTPTAAPSTVSQITIGGFSGNSLRSLKRQRAILDILKKSGGLTFVREQFFEDVSKHMGSTTILDKKTVKNDIELMVKSNMLLLRVDPIARKRFIFLPELSEEAIQNELRRDKDSKKTEFSDVVQKTDVYFFDQQAENRFNGESKAARRIKNFQSKNQPVTKNKVAREAAKLERAVRGKKKLEEKAARAMETVEKLAKKPGKIKMEAGSSIGQTLDSYGNSQPIKNESDEEEGMVFHLNKKTGIQALIKAVVITKSIKKETNWDAISKIFPKNSVENIKKQWTTRRVRMGHIGWKARVEKWRKILVSGIQNGVVTLENVEQLDLPVLLRFWINHEMVKENKPISLYKNYNENKKRHTLIKNHQTNSQMGLAMSSMIQRETNLLKQAYTYPLHSLLKIEQERLDLENKVRTTIRSVLLDKADTGRDEVDILKDVSKEDLDKVFMDMAKEKQIYLKGSKLASTDVVKQFFETKGDFRPFEEAAIYCERFEELVKLGNGVIVNEEIKDIAAWNLIDMIKRQKVDLNVIPMERKNYRFNYTSRRFEISALTPPLIFTAKDRNEEFFSTPVSVPVPLNKPFSRLWIDSQGALRESIWKNLCCFIINETLFQPGITVEKLLETCYHFLSPKEIEDICDWLTSRQMLYELPFGGYAVTYKWYKVLA, encoded by the coding sequence ATGACGAGCTTCTACCCTGATGAGACGGTGAGCAAAGTGTGCACGCAGCTAGCATACAGCAGGGGCCAGCTTGGGTTGGACGAACTGTGGGGGTTGCTAGGTGTCGAGCCCGCGGAGTCCGTGAGAGCGTTTCTGCTGCAGTGTTGTGTGGCAAGCGAGGGGATTGAGTTGGTGGACCCCCATGGGGAGATCGTGGAACAAACAGGACAAGCCGATGGCGGCAGCAAGTTTTCCCTAAGGCTCACGGAGGATATGCTGTGGACTGTGCTTACAGGGTACAACAAGAGAGAGTCCAACGTGCCGAACTCTGCGTTTGAGTTGCTCAAGGCGGTTGCTGCATCTAGAGAGAAGGGGATCAACACGATGGAGATGTCTGAAATCACGGGCCAGGACTCGCGGAGTATCACGGGCCGGctcaagaaactggacgCCCTGATTTCAGGGTCCACGCTCCTGTACAAGGGCCACGTCGTCAAGCGGTTTGTATTGAGACAGTTCGCCTCCGCCGGGGTTGAGCCCGAGGGGGGTACAAAGTACGTCACGATCAAGGACCACTTGGGCACGATCGTGCAAGTGGTGAAGAACTCGAAGAACGGTATTCGCCAGACTAGCGACCTTAAACGCGAACTCAAGTTTGACGCGGATAGGAGACTCTCCAAGGCGTTTATTTCTGCCGTATCGCTGCTCGCAGAGGGCgggtacttgaagaagatcttCGTGATCTCGCCCAAGAATCCGGAGATCAAAGTTAGGTGTGTGCAGTACGTCAGAGACTACGACCAAGCGACGGCCTCGGGCCCTGATAACGACGAGTACTCCTCCTCATCTGACGACGACCACGCGGTACaggaggacgaggatgCGTACGAGGGACTCGACACTAAAAACGCAACCAGCCTCCTCAGAGACAAAGACCTCATCCTGCAGGACACAGAGGCCGTGGAGGGCACGCCGAGAAACGATACAATGTTCATGAACAGGTTCTATCCGGCGCAGCACCAAGTTTACGAGCTTGCACGGAGGTCTGGGCAGGACGGGATCACGACAATAGACGCGACTAGGTACGTATGCGGGAAGGACTTCCAGAGATCATTCTCCAAGAGTGCAGAATACTATTTGGAACCCGTAGGGAAGCAGAAACTGGCCTCTTCTGGGTTCAACCTCGTCAAAATCTACGATTTcgaggggaagaagaagttcttTAGAGTATTCACAGAAGATAACTTCCAAAAGTTCTCAGGGCAGCAGGTTGACGCTGAGATTGGTACACTCAAACCACTGACAGTACAGAAGAACCCACTGGACAAATTAAATGCACAGCATTTTGTCCACTTGAACAACTCGGTCAGGTTCGGCACAGACTCCGCGGGCAACGAGGTCTTTTTCTGGAACGGTGACCCCATAGCCAACGAGCTGAATTTCAACCggctgaagaggaaacacCCGAAGAAAAGAGCCGCTGGTGTAGAACCGCGTGCTGCCAGCCCTCAagccaagaagaaaaaatcacAGGAGTCACCCTCGGCGGACGTCCCTACAGATGCAACTGCATTACAGGAAACACAACCAGTTCCAGCGACTACACCCACTGCAGCACCTTCAACGGTGTCTCAGATCACCATTGGTGGGTTCTCGGGGAACTCGCTTAGATCACTAAAGAGACAGCGTGCCATCCTGGACATACTGAAAAAATCTGGAGGTCTGACGTTTGTGAGGGAacaattctttgaagacgTCTCCAAACATATGGGCTCCACGACGATACTGGACAAGAAAACCGTGAAGAATGACATTGAACTGATGGTGAAAAGCAACatgttgctgctgcgagTGGACCCTATCGCAAGGAAACGGTTCATTTTCTTGCCCGAGTTAAGTGAAGAGGCGATCCAAAATGAACTTCGTAGAGACAAGGACTCAAAGAAGACAGAATTTAGCGACGTAGTACAGAAAACAGATgtttatttctttgatCAACAGGCAGAGAACCGGTTCAATGGGGAGTCGAAAGCGGCTAGAAGAATCAAAAATTTCCAGTCTAAGAACCAACCAGTGACCAAAAATAAGGTTGCTAGGGAGGCAGCCAAACTGGAGAGAGCCGTAAgagggaagaagaaactggaagagAAGGCCGCAAGGGCCATGGAGACGGTCGAGAAATTAGCGAAAAAGCCAGGGAAGATTAAGATGGAGGCTGGAAGCAGCATCGGGCAGACTCTGGACAGCTATGGCAACTCGCAACCAATCAAAAACGAATCAGATGAAGAGGAAGGTATGGTGTTCCatctgaacaagaagactgGTATTCAGGCACTCATTAAGGCTGTTGTGATCACAAAGAGTatcaagaaagaaaccaacTGGGATGCAATCAGCAAGATCTTCCCGAAGAATTCAGTggaaaacatcaaaaaGCAATGGACCACGAGAAGAGTAAGAATGGGACACATTGGGTGGAAGGCGCGTGTTGAGAAATGGCGTAAAATTTTAGTTTCAGGGATCCAGAACGGAGTCGTCACGTTGGAAAACGTCGAACAGCTGGATTTGCCCGTTCTCCTGAGATTTTGGATCAACCACGAAATGGTTAAAGAGAATAAACCAATTTCGCTGTACAAGAACTACaacgagaacaagaaaaggCACACATTAATCAAGAACCACCAAACTAACTCACAAATGGGATTGGCCATGTCATCCATGATTCAAAGAGAGACAAACCTTTTGAAACAAGCGTACACGTACCCATTACACAGCCTTCTCAAGATTGAGCAAGAAAGATTGGACTTGGAGAATAAGGTCAGAACAACCATTCGATCTGTCCTTTTGGATAAAGCTGACACGGGTAGGGACGAAGTCGATATCTTGAAAGACGTCTCGAAAGAGGATTTGGACAAGGTTTTTATGGATATGGCGAAGGAGAAACAAATCTACCTCAAAGGTTCCAAGTTAGCCTCCACAGATGTGGTGAAACAGTTCTTCGAAACGAAGGGGGATTTCCGTCCATTCGAAGAAGCAGCCATTTACTGCGAAAGGTTTGAAGAGTTGGTTAAATTAGGGAATGGTGTTATAGTCAATGAGGAAATCAAGGACATTGCCGCCTGGAATCTGATAGATATGATCAAACGCCAAAAAGTCGATCTGAACGTTATTCCCATGGAAAGGAAAAACTACCGCTTTAACTACACCAGTAGGAGGTTCGAGATTAGTGCGCTAACCCCACCGCTTATCTTCACGGCCAAGGACAGAAATGAGGAATTCTTTTCAACCCCTGTATCAGTCCCTGTGCCGCTGAACAAACCGTTTTCAAGGCTATGGATAGACTCACAGGGTGCCCTGCGAGAAAGTATATGGAAGAACCTGTGCTGTTTCATAATCAACGAGACGCTTTTCCAACCCGGTATCACAGTGGAAAAGCTTTTAGAGACGTGCTACCACTTTTTGTCCCCCAAAGAGATAGAAGATATATGTGATTGGCTCACTTCAAGGCAGATGTTGTATGAGCTCCCATTTGGTGGGTATGCCGTCACATATAAGTGGTACAAAGTTTTGGCCTGA